A single genomic interval of Spinacia oleracea cultivar Varoflay chromosome 6, BTI_SOV_V1, whole genome shotgun sequence harbors:
- the LOC110792149 gene encoding uncharacterized protein, whose product MAAHGGGAALVAAVDNVAPPQDGAGANGTNLNRNRNNRNNSGNKNRGGGGRGGGRTSGGGGQQSPSGGTWQWQWVPNFNPPPPPCPLPTQAWAKPATGPTRMIGQQGVLGPHPQQLYYASGPTGSYVPTFVPTDIESAMHTMTMAPPDPNWYMDTGATSHMTSSNDGDGYNEV is encoded by the exons ATGGCTGCGCACGGCGGTGGGGCGGCTTTGGTTGCGGCGGTGGATAATGTGGCTCCTCCACAAGATGGCGCAGGGGCGAATGGAACTAATCTCAACCGAAACCGTAACAACCGCAACAATTCTGGGAACAAAAACCGCGGTGGTGGTGGCCGCGGTGGTGGCCGAACCTCTGGTGGTGGTGGCCAGCAGTCCCCTTCTGGTGGAACATGGCAGTGGCAATGGGTACCAAACTTCAATCCACCTCCACCACCATGCCCATTGCCCACACAAGCTTGGGCCAAGCCTGCAACAGGCCCAACACGGATGATTGGACAACAGGGAGTTCTGGGCCCGCATCCTCAACAGCTCTATTATGCTTCTGGTCCAACAGGTTCGTATGTCCCCACTTTTGTTCCAACGGACATCGAATCAGCTATGCACACGATGACAATGGCTCCACCCGACCCAAATTGGTATATGGATACCGGTGCAACATCTCATATGACATCCTCAAATG ACGGGGATGGCTATAATGAGGTGTAA